The Deinococcus koreensis genome window below encodes:
- a CDS encoding GAF domain-containing protein, whose protein sequence is MSDLSVSPDGARPDPELWFHTLTDTLACARSVADLQAAGLGPALQALGIGAASAVWVPCPEASSPADQPGDGERPTLVPLSAGPLTLLNLTGTGAGTPVEVALNGEALYFPDAGALGQTSPERGGQVGGVASAAVLPLWLGGVILGALALEFPAPEDFAPPRRRQLQTLAALLAQGLARVLGDQPGPQPGGRTDRAGSPQDSGAQDAFVAFTEAVGTQTDMHSLTRQAVGALLAQFGDAEAAYFVRRDGLFTLFAWTPDMEQDAELLSTLRAGLPLDTPIFAQSLQTMQPVFVDHWDAQAGQVAQSGAFASAATAPIVLDGEVRGMLSAGLRRSGGWTARDRAVFQAVARSLRLALERADITAQLEARNTELAARTGALESFAELTRDLNLLGDPAALVRRAQEVAVSLIPSGFAMYYELEDQVWHLKSQVGAPADPALGALLSTPLPYAQARDFQLPWDSGQPFYTDAGNAGRDTRLPGTEGLECSAILPVLVGTQRQGMFGYGLDGRRLWSAADRAVLESVVRSLGLALERTLQTRRLREERAALEAFTVFTEAAGVQTDVLGLSHQAFEVLRARFSDTSTSVYYQLEEDRLVARSWSPDIEDQPELLAVLRAGLPLDTPLFAEAIRSGEATFTERWDSARQQIAHTEAYGAAAVYPLRVQGRLFAFMGLGLRSSRNWTEQDAAVLRAVGRGLTLALERAAVVAQLAQRTRELEHSNAELEQFAYVASHDLQEPLRSVTSFAQLLASRYQGHPDGPQDERVQTYVQVITEGTSRMAQLIQDLLAFSRVATSEAPFVTVQTGQVVARVMQDLSAQQERTQAQVRVAELPDVLGDPSQLRQLFQNLIGNALKFTAPGRPPVVQVRAEAQGGLIRFSVSDNGIGIEPQHHERIFGIFQRLHARDVYEGSGIGLSIARKIVERHRGHLGLSSSGVGTTFSFTLPAAPDSEAAPPASA, encoded by the coding sequence ATGTCAGACCTGAGCGTGAGCCCGGATGGGGCCCGCCCTGACCCCGAACTCTGGTTCCACACGCTGACGGACACCCTGGCCTGTGCCCGCAGCGTGGCCGACCTCCAGGCGGCCGGGCTCGGGCCAGCCCTGCAGGCACTGGGGATCGGCGCCGCCAGCGCGGTGTGGGTGCCCTGCCCAGAGGCTTCCTCCCCTGCAGACCAGCCAGGGGACGGCGAGCGACCCACCCTGGTGCCGCTCTCCGCCGGGCCGCTGACCCTGCTGAACCTCACGGGCACCGGCGCCGGCACACCCGTAGAAGTTGCCCTGAACGGCGAGGCCCTGTACTTTCCGGACGCGGGGGCGCTGGGACAGACGTCTCCGGAACGGGGTGGACAGGTGGGGGGGGTCGCCTCGGCGGCCGTCCTGCCGCTGTGGCTGGGCGGGGTGATCCTGGGGGCGCTGGCGCTGGAGTTTCCCGCCCCAGAGGACTTCGCGCCCCCCCGGCGGCGGCAGCTGCAGACCCTGGCCGCCCTGCTGGCGCAGGGACTGGCGCGAGTGCTCGGCGATCAGCCGGGGCCGCAGCCGGGCGGCCGCACGGACAGAGCCGGCAGCCCCCAGGACAGTGGCGCGCAGGACGCCTTCGTCGCCTTCACCGAGGCGGTCGGAACGCAGACGGACATGCACAGCCTGACCCGACAGGCGGTCGGCGCCCTGCTGGCCCAGTTCGGAGATGCGGAGGCAGCGTATTTCGTGAGGCGGGACGGGCTGTTCACGCTCTTCGCCTGGACGCCGGACATGGAGCAGGACGCGGAACTGCTGTCGACCCTGAGGGCCGGTCTGCCGCTGGACACGCCGATCTTTGCCCAGTCGCTGCAGACCATGCAGCCCGTTTTCGTCGACCACTGGGACGCCCAGGCCGGGCAGGTGGCGCAGTCCGGGGCCTTCGCCTCGGCCGCCACCGCACCGATCGTGCTGGACGGCGAGGTGCGCGGGATGCTCTCGGCGGGCCTGCGCCGCTCCGGCGGCTGGACGGCGCGCGACCGGGCCGTGTTCCAGGCGGTGGCGCGCAGCCTGCGACTGGCCCTGGAGCGCGCAGACATCACCGCCCAGCTGGAGGCCAGGAACACCGAGCTGGCCGCGCGCACCGGCGCCCTGGAGAGCTTCGCGGAGCTGACCCGCGATCTGAACCTGCTGGGCGACCCGGCCGCCCTGGTGCGGCGCGCGCAGGAGGTGGCCGTGAGCCTGATCCCCAGCGGCTTCGCGATGTACTACGAACTGGAGGATCAGGTCTGGCACCTGAAATCGCAGGTGGGCGCCCCGGCCGATCCGGCGCTCGGCGCCCTGCTGAGCACCCCACTGCCCTACGCCCAGGCGCGGGATTTCCAGCTGCCCTGGGACAGCGGCCAGCCGTTCTACACCGATGCGGGCAATGCCGGGCGAGACACCCGCCTGCCCGGCACCGAGGGCCTGGAGTGCAGCGCCATCCTGCCCGTGCTGGTCGGCACGCAGCGGCAGGGCATGTTCGGCTACGGCCTCGACGGGCGTCGCCTGTGGTCGGCGGCCGACCGCGCGGTGCTGGAGAGCGTCGTTCGCTCGCTGGGGCTGGCCCTGGAGCGCACCCTGCAGACCCGCCGGCTGCGGGAGGAGCGCGCCGCGCTGGAGGCTTTCACGGTCTTCACCGAGGCGGCGGGAGTGCAGACCGACGTGCTGGGCCTCTCGCACCAGGCCTTCGAGGTGCTCCGGGCACGCTTCAGCGACACCAGCACCTCGGTGTACTACCAGCTCGAGGAGGATCGGCTGGTGGCCCGCAGCTGGTCTCCGGACATCGAGGATCAGCCAGAGCTGCTGGCCGTCCTGCGCGCCGGCCTGCCGCTGGATACCCCCCTGTTCGCCGAGGCGATCCGCAGCGGCGAGGCGACCTTTACCGAGCGCTGGGACTCGGCGCGCCAGCAGATCGCCCACACCGAGGCCTACGGCGCCGCCGCCGTGTACCCGCTGAGGGTGCAGGGCCGACTCTTCGCGTTCATGGGGCTGGGCCTGCGGAGCAGCCGCAACTGGACGGAGCAGGACGCGGCCGTGCTGCGGGCGGTGGGGCGCGGGCTGACCCTGGCGCTGGAACGTGCCGCCGTGGTGGCGCAGCTCGCGCAGCGCACCCGTGAGCTGGAACACAGCAACGCGGAGCTGGAGCAGTTCGCCTACGTGGCCAGCCACGACCTCCAGGAACCGCTCCGCAGCGTCACCAGTTTCGCCCAGCTGCTGGCGTCCCGCTATCAGGGGCACCCGGACGGCCCCCAGGACGAAAGGGTGCAGACCTACGTCCAGGTCATCACCGAGGGTACCAGCCGCATGGCGCAGCTGATCCAGGATCTGCTGGCCTTTTCGCGGGTGGCCACCTCGGAGGCGCCCTTCGTGACCGTGCAGACCGGGCAGGTCGTCGCGCGGGTCATGCAGGATCTGTCGGCCCAGCAGGAGCGCACGCAGGCCCAGGTCAGGGTGGCCGAGCTCCCGGATGTGCTGGGCGACCCCTCGCAGCTGCGCCAGCTCTTCCAGAACCTGATCGGCAACGCCCTCAAGTTCACGGCCCCCGGCCGCCCGCCCGTGGTACAGGTGCGGGCCGAGGCGCAGGGCGGGCTGATCCGCTTCAGCGTGTCCGACAACGGCATCGGCATCGAGCCGCAGCACCACGAGCGGATCTTCGGCATCTTCCAGCGCCTGCACGCCCGCGACGTCTACGAGGGCAGCGGTATCGGCCTGTCGATCGCCCGCAAGATCGTCGAGCGCCACCGGGGCCATCTGGGGCTGAGTTCCAGCGGCGTGGGCACGACCTTCTCCTTCACCCTGCCGGCCGCGCCAGACTCGGAGGCCGCGCCTCCAGCGTCGGCCTAG